The Streptomyces sp. NBC_00659 genomic interval AGCTGGCCCAGCCAGCCCGCCTTGTCGTACTTGTTCTCGCTCAGCTTCGTACCGGTACCGGCGCCCCCCTGCCAGGTCGTGAGCACACGCCCGAGCTTGTCGTACACCGTGGAGGTCTGTTTGTTGCGGCCGTCGTACTCCACGACCGGGCGGTCGAGTTCGTCGTACTCGGTACGCGAGGTGCCCGCATCGGGGTCGACCGACTTGGTCTTGCGGCCCAGCTGGTCGTACTCGTAGCGCCACACGTTGCTCTTGGCGTCGGTGACCGTCTCCAGCAGACCGGCCTTGTTGTACGTGTACTTCGTCGAGTCGTACGGCACCCCCACACCCGGCGAGGCGCCGCGGTAGTGCCGGACCTCCGAGGCATTGCCCTGGGCGTCCGTGATCGTGGTCGTGGGCACACCGCCCACCGGCGGGTCGACATGCGTCAGTTCACCGTCGTAGGTCGTCGTGCTGCGCCACTGCTCCGCGCCCGAGACCGCGAAGATCTCCGCGGTGACACGGCCCAGACCGTCGTACTCCTGCAGACTCTGCGCACCGACCTGGCCGTTGCTCACCAGCAGCAGCTCGTCCGAGGCGGCATCGGCCGCGTTGTAGGTCGAGTTGGTCTTCCGCACGTTTCCGGTCGCGTCGTACCAGGTGTCGGCGACCATGCGAGTGCCGTCCGGACCCTCCGTCTGGATCTGGCGGGCCCGCAGCATGCTGTCGTAGAGCTGGTACTCGGCGCCGTAGCTGCCGTCGTTCTCGATCTTCTCCGTCTTGATCGAGGTGACCTTGTCCTTGCGGACGTTGTACGAATACTTGATGCTCGGCGTCTGGGTCGACGCCCGGTCCGGCAGCCACACCGACGTCAGACGGCCCAGCGCGTCATAGGCGAGGTCCGTCCTCTTGCCGTTGGGGTCGGTCTGCCCCGTCGACATACCCCACGCCTGGGCGTAGTCGGTGATCGTGTTGTGGCCCAGCGCGTTGGTGACCGTCGTCCTCGACAGCAGGCCGTTGGTCTCGGCGTAGACCGTCTTGGTCTGGTCCGCCGTCCCGTACTGCTTGGCGTCCTGCTGGGTCGCCGGGCGGCCGAAGCCGTCGTAGGTCGTGGAACCGGTGACCTGGTAGGTCGCCGTGGTGCCGTCGTGCGAGGTCAACCGCTCGGTCTTGGTCGCGTCACCCTTCGTGGGCGCCGCGCCGAACGCGCCGAGGTCGTACGAGGTGCGCTCGTCCCCCAGGACCTGAGTCTTGCGGTCGGGCGTCGTCGCGCACTTCACCGACACGACCTCGCTGCGCGCGGGCAGCGACAGCATGTTCTTCGCCGTGTTGTCCGCGTACGTGGTGCGGGTGCAGGTGTCGTCCGTGGCCGTGGAGACGTCTCCGAGGTCGTCGACGGTCAGGACGCGGCCGGTGCCGTTGTCCGTGTCGTACGTCCTCGTGGACTTCGTCTCGTTCCAGGTCCCGTCGGACTTCAGGCTGAAGCCGCGGGCCACCTGAGGCTTGACGATCGCGGAGTGGGTGGTGCCCCAGCTCTTCGTCTGCGTTGCCGTGTAGTGCTTCCAGGGCACGTCTATGGTCTTGGAGACGAGCTTGCTTCCGTCGTAGGTCGCCGCCTCCAACTGGTGGCCGGTGAACTCCTCGTCGTCCGTGTAGGACGCCCCGGTGGAGTCCTTCACGGTCACCGAGCGGGTGTTGCCGTCGGCGTCCTTGTCACCGTCCATCCCCTGCATGAACGTGTAGTCGACGCGCGTGGTCTGCTTGTCGGACGAGCCGCTGGTGACCTTGACCTTGCCGTAGCCCTGCCAGCCGCCCCAGGTGAGGTACTTCTCATCGGTGATGCCGTCCGGCTTCGCCTTACGCCAGGCGGCGTCACCCTGGTAGTCGTAGCGCGTGACCATCGAGTCACTGCCACCGGTGCGGTCGGTCTCGATGACCGCCGAGACGACGTACTTGTGGAACCAGTCCGTGATCGGCTCGATGTAACCCGGCGGGGCCCACTTCACGGGGTAACAGCGCTTGGTCGACTCCCCCGGCCTGGGCAGCGACGCCTTCGCACAGTCGGCCGGCGCGTAGGTGACGTCGAGCTGCGCGCCGGTGTCACTGAGCACCATCGACAGCCGATAGCGGTAGAAGGGCGCGATATTGTCGCCGATCGCGTCGACGCGGTTGGCGAGCTGCTCACCGAAGAGGTCCACCGACGGCAGCTTCACCGCCGTGCCGACGCGGCCCTCGTGGTCGATCTTCGACAGCCACAGCGTCTTGGAATCGTCGCCGTTGTCCGTGAACAGGTGCGTGAACGTCCAGGCGTCCACGTCCTGGTAGTTGGTGGCGTCCTTGCGCATCTGCGTGACGACCGACGTCAGCCGCTTGGTGGTGAAGAAGGTCGGCACCGGCGACGTGCACTTGGTGGCGGACTTGCACTCCTGGTCGACCGGCACGTCCGGCCAGTAGGAGGCGTTCGCCTTGGTCCGCTTGCTCTCCGCGCAGTCGAAGTCGGAGGTGGTCAGGCAGCGTTCGGCGGTGTTGAACACGATCCGGGCCGGAGCCTTCGCCGCGTAGACCTTGGTGTCCTGCTGACCGTAGTCGATGCGCTTCAGCCAGCCGCCACGGTGGTACGCCGTGCCGTTGACGTCCGTCTTGCCGTTCAGCGCGTAGTAGTTCGTCTCACGGTCGTAGAAGTAGGACATCACGTTGCCGTGCGTGTCCTTGACGTAGTCCAGGCTCCAGCGCCACGCCTGCTGGCAGTACGCGCTGGTGAACGTCGCGTTGTAGCAGGGCTCACCGGAGTCGTCACCGAAGACCGGAGTCGTCCAGGTGGAGTTGGTCTCCTCGTTCCCCGTCGCCCAGCCCGGCAGCCGGTTCAGGCCGAAGTAGTACTCCGTGCCCTCCGAAGTCGTGATCTTCCAGTGCTCGCCCTTGTCGCCCGAGCTGCCGTCGTCACCGTTGGTGGCGCCCGTCAGCCGCTCGACCTTCGCACCGCTGTCGGACGACAGGTGCCACTTGCCGGTCGTGTCGTCCTTGACCAGCTCACCGGACGAACCGTCGAGCATGACCGTGGCGTTCTCGAACGCCCAGCACTGCTCGGCCGAGCCGTCATGGCCGTCATCGGAGCACGGCTTGTAGCGGCGCTCGATGTAGCCCGGGTCGTAGGAGAAGCCCTCGCCGATCCAGGAGCCCTGGTTGTTGGTGGCCGAGGTGCGGCCGTCCGCCGACTGGGAGGAGTAGCCGAGGCCCACGGTCGGCGTCAGGCCACCCGGGGTCGGAACGGATTTCAGCGGGTAATTCCAGCTGAACCCGCCGGAGGAAGGGGCGACGCTCCAGCTCGCGGACGGGGACAGGGCGGTCGCCTTGTACGTGCCCTGCGCGCTCGACGGACCCGCGGCCACCGCCACGAGGGAGGTCGCGGTGCCCGCCATCGTCGAGACGCCGTCGGCGGGAGCCGGGGCGGCCGTCACATCGGCGGAGACCGTGCCCGACTCGACGTCGTTCACCGTCGGCAGCACCTTCGGCTGCTCGGGGCAGGCCTTGCTGCCCGGAGTCGCGACCACGGCACACGCCGGGAGCTGCACCAACTGCAGACGCGAGGCATAGGAGCCGCCGAAACCCTCGGCGAACTCCGAATAGTCCACCGTGAGACGCACCTTCGCGGCCGCGTCCTCGCCATCGGCACGCTCCACGCCCAGAAGGACGCCGGCACCGAGCTTCGCCGCGCGCTTCGGATCGAGGACGTCTACACGCACCTTGTCGACGGCCCCGGTCGCGTCGGCCGCCGCAGCACCCTTCGCGGCCTTGGACGCCTTGGACGCCTTGGACGCTTTAGATGCCTTGAGCGCCTTGCCGACCTTGACCGGCAGGCCGCCGGTCTCGGTCGCGCCGGCCGCGCCCACTGTCACATCGGCGCCGCCCTGCTTCGGCCACACCGCCTTGTCCAGCCCCTTGACCGCGGCCTTGCGCGCCGGGTCGGAGGGACGGGACTTCGCTTTCGCGTCGGACCCCTTGGCGGGATCCCCGTCGTCCCGGACGCCGGGGCGGCCGATGCGGCCCCGATCGCCATCGTCGAGCACCGATGCCTGGACAGACGAAGCGGACAGCGCGAGCGTGAGCCCGAGCACTGTCGCGACAACCGTCTGTCTGGGCATGCGGCGGCTCAGTGAGCGGCCACGCATGAACATTCGGCAACTTCCTGAGAGTAAGAGAACATCATGAGAGAAAGAGGAAAAAGGGGGACGGAGCAGGTGTGCCGGGCCCTCAACGGGCCCGGCACACATCATTTGTGATGGATCGTCACATGTCGGGGGTCGCTGTCAGGCTGGACATCAGCTGCACCGCGATCTGGTCGGCGGCGCCGCTGTAGACGCGGACCTCGTCGATCGCGCCGGCGAAGTACTCGCTCGCCCCGCGCAGCGAACGGCCCACCTGGAGGCCGCCGGTGGCGGGCCACAGGGTGTTGTCCGTGCCGTAGGCGCCGGCGACGAGCTCGCCCTCCACGTACAGCCGGATCGAGTTGGAGAAGGCGTCGTAGACGACCGCCAGGTGCTGGCCGGAGCCGCCGGTGTCGGGCAGTTCGTGGTCGTTGGTGAAGGTGACGACCTCGGCCGCGGCAGCGTCGGTCTTCGCGACGGCCAGTTCCCACTGGCCGGTGGCCGCCTGGTAGCGGACCTGGACGCGGTTGGCGTTGGCGCCCGGCAGGGACAGCACCGTCTGCGACTTCACCGGGTCCAGCGAGGTGAGCTGGGCGCGGACGGTCACGGTGAAGCTGCTGTTGCCGGTGACCGGGGCGGTGGCGGTGGACGCGTAGTCCCCGTCGCCGTCCAGCACCAGGTTGCCGTCGCCGACCAGGGGCGCATTGTCGAACAGGTCGGCCGGGCGGTAGACGGAGGCATTGCCCGCCAGGGTCAGCGCCTGGCCGCCGCCGGTCTCGGCGGAAGCGCCGCTGGTGGCGTCGTCGAGCTGCCAGTAGCCCTTGCGAGTGGGCTTGACGGTCATCAGCTCGGAGACCTCGGCCGCCGTGAGGACCCGCTTGAAGACCCGGACCTCGGCGAGGTCACCGGTGAAGTTGTCGCGGTAGCCGCTCTTGGCCGTGGCACGGCCGATCTGCAGCGGTCCGTACGACTTCCAGGTGGAGCGCCGCGCCACGGAGCCCTTGAGATCCTTGTTGATGTAGAGCTGGAGCTGCGGGCCGCCGGTCTTCTGCGCGTCGTACACACCGGTCAGCAGCACCCACTGGTCCTTGACCACGGAGATTCCGCTGGAGACTGCCTTCCACTCGCCGAGCGAGTCCACGTCGTTGACCGGGACGGAGAACTTCCAGGTCTGCGCGGACGCGTCATAGCCGAGGAAGAAGCCGGGCTCACCGGTACCGTCCTGGCTGATCACCGCCATGTTCTTGTCCAGCGCGGTGGGCCGCACCCAGGCGCTGACGCTGAAGCTCTTGGTGGTGTCGAGGACACTCTCGCTGACGTCGAGGTAGGACTCGGCGGTGCCGTCGAAGTGGGCGGCCTTGTCGGCCTTGCCGCCGGGGCCGTCCACGCCGAAGCCGACGGCGCTGCCGGCGGTCGCGGAGTAGTCGCCGCTCTCGTCGTGCGCTTCGTGCACTTCGCCGACCGCCTTGTCGGCGAGGTTCCACTGGCCGACGGCCGGGGCGCCCTCGGCCACCAGGAAGTCGTAGGAGTTGCTGCTGGCGTGTGTCGCCTTGTCGATGGCGATCACCTCGAGCACATGCCGTCCGGCGCGGGTCGGCACCCACGGCGGCGTGGTGACGGAACCGCCCCCGGTGGTCGGGGTGAGGGTGCTCAGCGCCGCACCGTCGAAGGAGTACTGGTACTTGATGACATCGGTGTCCGGGATGGAGTCGTTCGGGTTGGGCGAGAAGGTGAAGGTGCCGTACGTACCGACGCCGTCGTGGTAGACGGTGTCCGACGGGTACTGATCCGACTTCACGAGCGGCTTGCCCGGCCACGTCTTGTCGTAGATGAACTCGCAGCGCTGGGGGGTGTCCCCCTCCGAGCTCCACGGTCCGTTGCCGTCACCGTCGTTGGCGCGTGCGCTCCAATAGATGACGGTGTTCTGCGGGATGGACGACTTGACGGTGTGCTCGAACCTCGTGCTGGCCGTCGGGGAGAGCGCGTCCTTCGTGATGTAGGTGTACGAGCCCGGGGTGGTCCCGCCCCACTCGATCTTGAACTCGACCTTCACCTTGTCGGTCTGGCCGTTGCCGTGGTCGGGGTCGCTCGCGATGGCCCGCAGCTTCGGCGGAGTGTCGACGTAGGCACGGCTCGTGCCCCACTTGCACACGCCACCGGGGTCGGTCGACATGTCGGACGTCTTGATCTGCCGCGGCAGGTTGTTGTACTTGATCGACAGGTACGCGTTGCCGCAGATCCGCTTCCACTCGGCGAAGCGGGACTCGTCGGCCGCGCGCAGACCCAGCGTCATCGAGTTCCAGCCACCCGCGGCGGCCGTCTTGACCTCACTGGTCAGCTCACCGGTCGCACCGCTCTCGAAGTGCAGGTTGGCATCGCTGGAGCAGGAGGTCGGGGAGATCGCCTTGTCGACGGTCTGGAGGTAGTCGTCCCAGTCGTCCGAGGTGTTGGACCAGTTGCTGGACGACGTGACGTTGTAGTTCTGGCCGCCGATCCGGTAGAGCTGGATGGGCTCCGCGGTCGGGGTGGCGCTGTAGATGAACTCGACCCGCGCGGAGAAGGTCGCGCCGAGGATCTGCTTCCCCTTGTAGAAGGACAGCGGCATCGTGAACATCACGCGCCGGGTACCGACCCCGTTGCAGGAGACCGGGTTGTAGTCGGTGGGGCACTTGCCGACGCCCGCGCTGCCCGAGTACTTCCAGTCCTGCTCGCTCGGCATCCCCGACATGACGCCGGTCCAGGCGGCACGCGAAGTGGTGTGCTGGATCGGGTCGATGACGACGGGGAAGACCGTGTCCTCGCCCTTGAGGAGCGTCTGGTCGGGGACCAGGCTCAGCTTGCCCTTGCCCACCTCGACGTCCAGCGGGGCGACGTGCCCGCCGCCGCCGGGGCCTTCGAGGGCGGCGGCGGGGGCCGCCGTGGTCCCGGTCGCCCCCGCGGCTGCGGCGGTCAGTGCCTTCGCGACGGCCTTCGGGCCCTGCTTCCTGGCGGTGGCCTCCTTGACGGCGGCCGAGTCCCACATCGCCGGCTTGCCCGCCTCGAAGACGGTGCCGCCGACCTCGGCGTCCTCCGCGACGATCGCGCCGGAGGCGTTCTCCGCGACCTTCAGGCCGTCGGTGGTCATGCCCAGGTCGAGCCTGGCCAGCTTCGGGTCGGCCGCAGCCTCGGGCGTCTTGACCACCAGCAGGTGGCCGAAGCCGTCGGCCTCGGCCCGGACGGTCAGGTCGACGCCGGGCAGGGCGTCCACGTAGGTGGCGGTGTCCCCGTCGACCGCCGGCGCGGGCAGCTTGCCGTACGGCCAGGTCAGCGCGAACTCGCGGCCCGCCCGCTGCATGGTCACGAAGGGCTTGCCGGCCTGCCCGGCGGAGAAGGCCAGGTCGACGGTGGCGGCCTTGGGGCCCCAGCTGCCGTCGGAACGCTTCACGAGCGTCGCGTCGATGTCGACCCACTTGCCGCCCTGGACCGTGCGGACGGGCTCGGTGTACTCGCGAGCCGTGAAGGTGCCGTCGGGCTCGGCGAAGATCTCCCTGCGCTCCGTGCGCAGTCCGACGACCTCGGTCTTCTTGCCGCTGTCCTGCGCAGCGGCCATGGCCTGCTGCTCGGTCTGCATCGGCTGGTCGGCGGCGACCGGCGCCTGCGCCTGACCACCACCGTTGCCCGGCAGGACCGCCAGGGTGCCCGCCACCACCGCTCCGGTGACGGCCGCCGCAGCGGCGGCACGCACCATGCGCCGCCGTATCGGTCTGTGTCTGTCTGCGGACACGCGTCCACTCTCCAGTCGGTTCATGTCTGTGTCGAAAGTCCGGTTGCCGGAAAGCCAGGTCCGGCAAAGTGTGCTGATGCGCGGAGTAGTTGACGTGTCGTCAGCGACCGGTCGCGCCGGGCGCGGTGCCCCCGCTGCCCCGAGCTGTGGAAATCGGGATGCGTGCGGGAGGACGGGCGGGCAGTACGGCACCGCCCGCCCGCCTCTTGCGGCGACCGTCGCAGGGCGCCGTTCGGCGCCCTGACGTCGTCGGCGAACCGTCAGCGAACAATGGCCCCGAAGGCGACGCCGGTCGCCGGAATGCCACCCTGACCGGGTTTGAACGTCTGGGTCGGCGCCCCGCCCGAGGCGACACCCCACGGGAAGCCGTAGACCGCCTGTCCGTCGGCCGTGCCGTAGGGCTCGCCCACGTACAGCAGGGAGGGGGTGGCGGCCAGGGAGAGGCCGGTGAGCATGCGGGGTGCAGGGGCGGACGGGATGCCGTACCCGGGGTCGATCCACTGGTCGGAGGCACCGGGCGCGCCGACCAGCGGGACGATCTGGACGCCTCCCACCTCCGGGTTCTCCTCGGTCGACTCCTCGCCGGGCACGCCGATCGCCACCCTGGTGGTCGTGCCGGTGGAGGTGGCGTTCGGGGAGGTGTTGACGGCGGCGAGCCGTCGGCCGAAGAAGTCGCCGGCCTCGGCGCTCTGGTCCAGGTCGGCGCCGTTCTGGTCGATCCAGGCGGTCTCGGTGAAGGTGCCGTTGGCGGCGAGCTTGAAGACCTGGACGGCGCCCGCGTCGACGGTGGTCTTCAGGTCCTCGCCGGGGATACCGACCACGAGCAGCGACTCGGTGGTGGAGGTGGCGCCGGAGGCCCGGTAGGGGACCATGGCGAGCGCCGCGCCGAACTGGTCGCCGACCTCCCCGTCCCCGTCGATCGCGTCCTGGTCCTGGGCGAGTCCGCCGAGCGGCTTGGGGTAGCCGGAGGTGAGGGTGTGGTTGAAGTAGGCCACGCCGCCCGCGAAGGTCGCGGTGTCGAGCGCCTCACCGGGCGTGCCGACGGCGAAGTGGGTCGGGGTCGCGGCGATGCTGGAGCCGAAGCGGTCGTCCTGTTCCGCGATACCTGCCACGGCACCGCCGGTCTCGGTGTCCTGGTTGATGCTGGTGACCGTGAACGCGGTGCCGCTCACGTAGTAGAAGTCGCCCGCGTCCTCGATGGTGCCGATCGACTCACCGGGGGCGCCGATGAGCAGGTAGGGCGTGCCGGCCGAGGTCTTTCCGGCCGCGACCGCGTAGCCGACCCAGTCGTCGGTCTCCGGGGTGCCGCCCAGCGGCTTGTCGCTGCCCTGGTAGAACTCCGAGACGGCCTTGGTGCCGGCGCCCAGCCCGGCCGTGGCGCCGTAGATCACATGCACCAGTCCGGAGTCGGGCGCGGTGCCGATGTCCTCGTACGGAGCGCCGACCACCAGGTCGCTGCACCCGTCGAGGTCGGCGTCGTAGACGGCAAGCGCGGAACCGTACTGGTCTCCCGTCTCGGGAGTGCCGGGTATGCCGTCGGTGGCCTGTGAGAGGGCGAGGGCACCCTTGCCACCGCCGTAGACGACGTGCACGACGCCCGCCTTCGCCGCACCGTCGACGGCTGCCTCCGGATCGGCGATCGCCGTGTCCCTGATTCCGTCGCCGTTGAAGTCCGATTCGATGCCCGAGGGGCACGCTACGGCGGCCGCGGCAGGTGTTCCGCCGGTTCCGACACCCCAGATGAGCAATGCCCCTGTCAACACGGTGGCAGCGCTGTGCCGCCACGTGTTCCTTGCGTAAGACACAGATCTCCCACAACTAAAGAACACCTAAAGAAGGTCAAGAGATCATTTCTTTACGTGAAGTGCACATGCAATACCGACAACGTTTCCTGTTGCGTGAAATGAGTCACAGGAGTCACACGCGTAACCCACAGATCATGGCGCGCCGTATACAGGGGCGACACCCCGGTCACTGACGGAGCGCCAGTTGCGAATCCTTGAAGCGTGGTTCCGGGCATCAGCCGCCGTGACGGGGCGTCACACAGTGACCCGCACGCCCTCTCGCTCCGCCCACCTCCGCACCCGACACCCGGCCCGGTAGCACCATTCGCATTCTTTGCATTCGCTACGATCGTCGAAGTTGCCGCACGCCTCGGCAGACCGAAGCGCGGGACCAAACGTTCATCCAGCGCCCACCTGTTCAAGCAGTCGCGCCTGCAGCACGGGTTCATGGGCTTGCCGGAAACAGTGAGAGGCACTGACCCGTCCTGCCCGGGTCAGGGCCGCGAGGTCTCTCCCGGTGGTTCCGCCGAAGCCGGTGGAACCACCGGATCCACCGGCTTCGGCCCGCGAGATGAACGGTCCGCCCGGGACACGTATGCTCACCGGGCGTAGCCATCACCCCCAGAAGCGAGAACGAAGTGAACTACAGGGTCCAGCCCAGCGCGCAGGTCGACGAGAGTGCCGAGATCGGCGCCGGAAGCAGCGTCTGGGACCTCGCGCAGATCCGCGACGGCGCACGGCTCGGCGAGGGCTGCGTCATCGGGCGTGGCGCGTACGTAGGCTCGGGCGTCCGCATGGGCGACAACTGCAAGCTGCAGAACTACGCGCTCGTCTACGAGCCCGCCGAGCTCGGTGACGGTGTCTTCATCGGCCCGGCCGTGGTCCTCACCAACGACCACAACCCGCGCTCCGTGGACCCCGAGGGCAAGCAGAAGCGCGGCGGTGACTGGGAGGCCGTCGGCGTGAAGATCGCCGACGGTGCCTCGATCGGTGCCCGCGCGGTCTGCGTCGCGCCGATCGGTATCGGCCGCTGGGCCATGGTCGCCGCCGGTGCCGTCGTCACCAAGGACGTGCCGGACTTCGCCCTGGTCGTCGGCGTTCCCGCGCGGCGGGTCGGCTGGGTCGGCAGGGCCGGCGTCAAGCTGGTCGAGCACGCGAGCGAGGCCGGTGTGTGGGAGTGCCCGCAGACCGGCAGCCTCTACGAGGAGAAGGACGGCACCCTCGTCGAACGGAACGTCTGAGGTCGGGCGAACCGGTTGGACGTCGTCCCGTTCGTCGGGGAAGGCGTCGGCCCAGAGGTTCTGCTCCCCCTGACTCTTCCCCTCCACGTCATGACAAGGGCCCGTCCGGTACGTCCGGACGGGCCCTTGTCGTGCGGGTGGGGTGTCAGCCGCCGATGACAACCCGGCGGACGCCCTTCCAGGCCTCCGCGTCGGTCGTACGGCGTCCGTCGACCAGGACCGTGACGTCCGGCAGGTCCGCCGGGGTCAGGGTGCGGTACTCGGCGTGGTCGGCCTGGAGGATCGCGGCGGTGACCTTCTCGCCCGCGTGCGGGGTCAGGCCGTGTGCCGCCAGCTCCTCGGCCGTGTACATCGGGTCCGAGACGAACGGGACCGCGCCGCGCGCCTTGAGCGCCTCGACGGTCGGGAAGACGCCGGAGAAGGCCGTCTCCTTGACGCCGCCGCGGTAGGCCGCGCCCAGCACGAGGACGTTCGCCCCGGTCAGGTCGCCGTAGGCGGCCGCCAGCAGATCCACGGCGTACTCCGGCATCGCCGCGTTCGCCTCACGGGCGGAGCGGACGACGGTCGCGGACGGGTCGTTCCACAGGTACATCCGCGGGTAGATCGGGATGCAGTGGCCGCCGACGGCGATGCCCGGCTGGTGGATGTGGCTGTACGGCTGCGAGTTGCAGGCCTCGATGACCTTCTTGACGTCGATGCCGTTGCCGTCGGCGAAGCGCGCGAACTGGTTGGCCAGGCCGATGTTGACGTCGCGGTAGGTGGTCTCGGCGAGCTTGGCGAGCTCGGAGGCCTCGGCGGTGCCCAGGTCCCAGACGCCGTTCGGCTGCGCCAGGTCGGGGCGCTCGTCGAAGTCGAGGACCTGCTCGTAGAACTCCACACCGCGGGCGG includes:
- a CDS encoding acyltransferase — encoded protein: MNYRVQPSAQVDESAEIGAGSSVWDLAQIRDGARLGEGCVIGRGAYVGSGVRMGDNCKLQNYALVYEPAELGDGVFIGPAVVLTNDHNPRSVDPEGKQKRGGDWEAVGVKIADGASIGARAVCVAPIGIGRWAMVAAGAVVTKDVPDFALVVGVPARRVGWVGRAGVKLVEHASEAGVWECPQTGSLYEEKDGTLVERNV
- a CDS encoding nucleotide sugar dehydrogenase, which encodes MNICVVALGKIGLPLAVQFASKGHRVIGADVNEKVVELVNAGTEPFPGEHDLDVKLKQAVDAGLLSATTDTADAVAQSEAVIVVVPLFVDAEGTPDFGWMDAATKAIAKGLKPGTLVSYETTLPVGTTRTRWAPMLAEGSGLTAGEDFHLVFSPERVLTGRVFSDLRRYPKLVGGIDEASAARGVEFYEQVLDFDERPDLAQPNGVWDLGTAEASELAKLAETTYRDVNIGLANQFARFADGNGIDVKKVIEACNSQPYSHIHQPGIAVGGHCIPIYPRMYLWNDPSATVVRSAREANAAMPEYAVDLLAAAYGDLTGANVLVLGAAYRGGVKETAFSGVFPTVEALKARGAVPFVSDPMYTAEELAAHGLTPHAGEKVTAAILQADHAEYRTLTPADLPDVTVLVDGRRTTDAEAWKGVRRVVIGG